From a single Diceros bicornis minor isolate mBicDic1 chromosome 6, mDicBic1.mat.cur, whole genome shotgun sequence genomic region:
- the PAOX gene encoding peroxisomal N(1)-acetyl-spermine/spermidine oxidase has product MESSGSTEAPGLGPRVLVVGGGIAGLGLAQRLCRHPAFSHLRVLEATARAGGRIRSERSFGGVVEVGAHWIHGPSQGNPVFQLAAKYGLLGEKELSEENQLVETGGHVGLPSVSYASSGRTVTFELVAEMASLFYGLIDQMREFQHAAHTPVPTVGEYLKKEVSRHMACWTENEETKKLKLAVLNTFFNVECCVSGTHSMDLLALAPFGEYTVLPGLDCTFPRGYQGLTNCMVASLPKDTIVFNKPVKTIHWNGSFQEATSPGQTFPVSVECEDGAFFPAHHVVVTVPLGFLKERLDTFFEPPLPAEKAEAIRKIGFGTNNKIFLEFEEPFWEPGCQHIQVVWEDTSPLEDAAPEPQAAWFKKLIGFFVLPSFESVHVLCGFIAGLESEFMETLSDEEVLLSLTQVLRRVTGNPQLPAPRSMLRSCWHSAPYTRGSYSYVAVGSTGDDIDLLAQPLPADSKEAQLQVLFAGEATHRTFYSTTHGALLSGWREADRLIALQDSQAQLRGPRL; this is encoded by the exons ATGGAGTCGAGCGGCAGCACGGAGGCCCCGGGCCTCGGCCCGCGGGTGCTGGTAGTGGGCGGCGGCATCGCGGGGCTGGGCTTAGCGCAGAGGCTCTGCCGGCACCCGGCCTTCTCTCACCTTCGAGTCCTGGAGGCCACGGCCCGAGCCGGCGGCCGCATCCGCTCGGAGCGCAGCTTCG gtgGTGTGGTGGAGGTAGGTGCTCACTGGATCCACGGGCCCTCCCAGGGCAACCCTGTCTTCCAGCTGGCTGCCAAGTACGGGCTGCTGGGGGAGAAGGAGCTGTCCGAGGAGAACCAGCTGGTGGAGACTGGGGGTCATGTGGGCCTGCCGTCTGTGTCCTATGCCAGCTCCGGGAGAACTGTGACCTTTGAGCTGGTAGCGGAGATGGCCAGTCTGTTCTATGGCCTCATAGACCAGATGCGGGAGTTTCAGCACGCAGCGCACACTCCAGTGCCCACCGTTGGGGAGTACCTCAAGAAGGAGGTCAGTCGGCACATGGCCTGCTGGACAGAGAATGAGGAGACCAAGAAACTCAAGCTGGCCGTGCTGAACACCTTCTTCAACGTGGAGTGCTGTGTGAGCGGCACCCACAGCATGGACCTGCTGGCCCTGGCACCCTTCGGGGAGTACACCGTGCTGCCTGGGCTAGACTGCACCTTTCCCAG GGGCTACCAAGGACTCACAAATTGCATGGTGGCCTCCCTGCCCAAGGACACAATAGTTTTTAACAAGCCTGTGAAGACCATTCACTGGAATGGGTCCTTCCAGGAAGCCACGTCCCCGGGGCAGACGTTTCCAGTGTCTGTGGAGTGTGAGGATGGAGCCTTCTTCCCAGCGCATCACGTTGTGGTCACCGTGCCCTTAG GTTTTCTTAAAGAACGTCTGGACACCTTCTTTGAGCCGCCACTGCCCGCTGAGAAGGCAGAAGCCATCAGGAAAATCGGCTTCGGGACCAACAATAAAATATTCCTGGAGTTTGAGGAGCCCTTCTGGGAGCCGGGCTGCCAGCACATCCAGGTGGTGTGGGAGGACACGTCGCCCCTGGAGGACGCCGCCCCTGAGCCCCAGGCCGCCTGGTTCAAGAAGCTTATTGGCTTTTTCGTCCTACCTTCCTTCGA GTCTGTCCACGTCCTCTGTGGCTTCATTGCCGGGCTGGAGTCCGAGTTCATGGAGACGCTGTCGGATGAGGAAGTGCTTCTGTCTCTGACCCAAGTGCTTCGCAGGGTGACAG GAAACCCACAGCTTCCTGCGCCCAGGAGCATGCTGAGGTCTTGCTGGCACAGCGCCCCATACACCAGGGGCTCCTACAGCTACGTGGCCGTGGGCAGCACCGGGGATGACATTGACCTGCTGGCTCAGCCCCTCCCTGCCGACAGCAAGGAGGCCCAG